From the genome of Sphingobacterium sp. UGAL515B_05:
ACATTGGCCAAAGACGGATGCTAATATTATTTTAATCACAGAGATTCTTTTAATGTCAGCTTTCCTGCTGATGAACGCTTCTGATCTTAAATTACAACTCTATGGCTTTGAACATTTTAAATCGGTAGGTTCCTTTCCTGTAAGCCACTATCTTCTTCCATACCTTCCAACTTCGACGGAGGCCTTATTTTTAATCGAGCGTTCCTGTTGGTGGTTTCATATCCTAGGTGTACTTGCTTTCTTGAACTACCTCCCCTATTCTAAGCATCTTCATATTATTTTGGCTTTTCCGAACACTTATTTTTCTAATCTGAACGCGAAAGGCAAACTATCGAATATGCCGGCTGTGACCAACGAGGTAAAGGCAATGCTTGATCCGAGTTTCACTCCACCTGCAGCAGATGCGAATGCGCGCTTTGGAGCCAAAGACGTCCAGGATTTAACCTGGAAGAGCCTATTGGATGCATATACCTGTACTGAATGTGGACGTTGTACATCCTCTTGCCCTGCAAATATGACAGGAAAGTTATTATCCCCGCGAAAAATCATGATGGATACACGGGATCGACTGACTGAAGTCGGTACGAATATCAAAACAAATGGAAGCTTTCAGGATGACGGAAAATCTCTCATTGACACGTACATCAGTCGAGAAGAGTTGTGGGCCTGCACAAGCTGTAATGCATGTGTAGAACAATGCCCGGTTAATATTAATCCTTTGGATATTATTATTGAGCTACGCCGCTTTGCTGTTATGGAAGAATCACAAGCTCCTGCGAGTATTAACAATATGTTTGGAAATATTGAGAACAATGGCGCCCCATGGAAATATGCACAATTGGACCGCGCTAATTGGACTCAACAACAATAGTTTTATGATGGAAAATGAATTAAAAGTTCCCACAGTTGCAGAACTGTTGGCCAAAGGAGAAACTCCTGATATACTATTTTGGGTGGGTTGTGCAGGGAGTTTTGACGAACGTGCACAGAAAATTACGCGCGATATCTGCAGAATATTACAACATGTCGGTTTAAAATATGCCATCTTAGGTACAGAAGAAAGTTGTACGGGTGATCCTGCCAAAAGAAGTGGAAACGAATTCCTATTTCAAATGCAGGCCATGATGAACATCGAAGTACTCAATGGCTACGAAATCAAAAAAATAGTAACGGCTTGCCCACACTGTTTCAATACATTGAAAAATGAGTATCCATCCCTAGGTGGCAACTATGAGGTCATTCATCATACACAATTGATCCAAAACCTGATCGATGAAGGAAAATTAAAACCAGCGGATAAAAACGTATTCAAAGGAAAGAAGATAACGTATCATGATCCTTGTTATCTTGGTCGTGCAAATGAGGTCTATGAGGCACCGAGAAAAGTATTGGAAAGCTTGGATGCCCAGTTGATCGAACTGAAGCGTTGTAAGAGCAATGGACTTTGCTGCGGTGCTGGCGGCGGACAAATGTTCAAAGAACCAGAGCCTGGAGCAAAAGACATTAACATCGAACGTATCGAAGAAGTCATCGATGCACAGCCTCAAGTTGTCGCTGCAGCATGTCCTTTCTGTATGACGATGTTAAAAGATGGCGTGAAGATTAAGGAAAAAGAATCAGAGATAGAAGTACTCGATATTGCCGAAATCACTGCTCGGGCAAATCAGTTGTAAAAAACATTATTGTACTACATAAAAGAGGCCCGATCATACGATCGGGCCTTTTTGTGTAAGGAGAAGAATATCTCCTGTCCACGTGTAAATTAGGGAATCCCAAAGCCGGTTAAAATATAGGGGATTCCCCCGAATCGAAGATCAGCGTTGAATTTATGCTGACCAAACGACTCTAACATCTAGCCATAACAAAGGTACCACCTCTACTTCAATTGATTGTTGTTCATTTCTTCCAAAATGTTGTTCAAAAATTATTTATTGAAAAAAAAATGATATTTATTTCCACCCATTCAACTATATAACAAACCTAAAAGCACCTTTCTAGTCGGCATAGATAGCACGTTCTTTATTTCATAAGTGGTCAATCTGTAATCGCTCATTACAATAGATTTATAATTCTGTCTGCCTTTTCCTTGCCGTAAAGTCGATAAATCACTTCTACAACACGTTGTTTGTGTATAAGCATAATTGATCCCTTTTAATGGTTTTAACAATGAGCCATCTACCGCGGTGCCTGTTGGAGGAAGATAACTTTGATCGTGGAGAGTATAGAATGAGATATTTGGATCCACAGAATAGCTTAGCCCCAAACTTGGCGTTAAGTCCGTTCATATAGGCTTGGGTAGAAAAAATCGCGTAGCTGTTTGAATCATAGACCAGATGACGATCAAGAATATCTTTATCTTTCCTATTCGCTGCATTTACCCAAAACAACTTTCCATCATATCCACTACGGATATAGGCTAACTTGGCAGTCAAAAGCCAATTGTCTTCCAATCGATTCTGAAGGGTAAGAAAAGCATTATGATCATTTCCAACAAATGGGCGAGCGATAAGAATGCTATTAGTCAGGAATAGGAGCGGGTTTAAGATAGCATAAGAATTACTGAGGTCCTAAATTTCATTCTTCTCAATCCATTTTGGAACCAGTGGTGCTTCATATTGTTGCATCTTCTCGATCAGCTCTTCAATCCTATCAGCGACCAATAACATTGCTCGATTTTCCTGCTTAAGTAGCCCCTCTTCGACCATGTGATCAATAAATTGAATTAGATGATTATAAAATCCATTGATGTTTAATAAGCCAACTGGCTTTTTATGTAAACCCAATTGAGCCCATGTAATCATTTCAAAAAGTTCTTCCAAGGTACCAAAACCGCCCGGCAGAGCAATAACCCCTTCGGCGTAATCGCTCATAATTCGTTTACGATCATGCATGGTATCTACAGTAATCAGCTTTGTTACACCCCTATGCTCTCTTTCTTTCGAATTCAAAAAATCGGGAATCACACCTATTACTTCACCTCCGTGTGCAAGAGCTCCATTCGCAACAGCCCCCATTAGGCCAACCCTTCCGCCACCATAAACCAAACGGATACCATATTCAGCCAAAACCTTTCCCACATAGGAGGCTTGCTCTTCATACACGGCCGAATTTCCTAAACTGGAAGCACAAAAAATAACAATACTTTTAACTTTATTCATATACAAGTATAGCTAAAAATAAACGGATCAACTCTTTTTTATTGCTATCCTATCAGTCAGCCAAGATTTTATGCTCCTAAACACAAAAAAAACAACACGCTAATTATCAGACAAATAAAATCTAAACCTATTCATTATTTTCTCTCATAAATATAAATGTAAAAAAAACACTTAAAATAAATAACACATTTAATATCTTTGATTTACCGATCTTTTTCATACATAACGGCTAACCAGACAAGCTCATCAGATCTTGTTAATAACAAATGATAATTTCAGTCCATATGATCTTTAAAAACAAATTTTTGCACAGTGCTCTCTTAAGCTTATTTAGTCTAGCGCTATCTGCTCAAACAACTCCTCAATTAAATTATTTCGATTTAAGCGAGGTAAGGTTATTACCTGGTATTTTTAAACATGCTGAAGATCTGGACATCAATTATTTATTGGAAATGGACCCGGACCGATTGCTGGCTCCATTTTTACGCGAAGCCAATTTACCACTTAAAAAAGACTCATATACCAATTGGGAAAATACAGGATTAGATGGTCATATCGGAGGTCATTATCTCTCAGCGCTTGCTCATATGTATGCCGCCACCGGAGACCTACGCATCAAGGAACGCCTAGACTATATGCTCAGCAACTTGAAACGTTGTCAGGATGCAAACGGAAATGGATACATTGGCGGAGTACCTGGGGGTAAAATTATTTGGACAGAGATTCAACAAGGCCGGATCAACGCCGGTAGCTTTAACTTGAATGGAAAATGGGTACCGCTATATAATATACACAAAACGTATGCTGGCCTGCGAGATGCCTACTTGTTGACAGGCAATGAATCTGCGAAAGACATGCTTATTCAGATGACTGATTGGGCGCTTAAGTTGGTTGGTCAACTTTCCGAAGCTCAAATACAGGAGATGTTACGAAGTGAACACGGTGGACTGAACGAAACATTTGCTGATGTCGCTGCAATTACCCAAAATCAGACTTATCTCGAGCTGGCTCGTAAATTCAGTCATCAATCCATACTTGAGCCCTTATTAGCACATCAAGACAATTTAACAGGATTGCACGCAAATACACAAATTCCAAAAGTTCTCGGTTTTAAACGCATCGCCGACCTTTCCCACAACGAAAAATGGGCTGAGGCTGTTCGGTACTTTTGGGATAATGTTGTCGAACATCGCTCGATTGCTATTGGTGGAAATAGTGTGAGTGAGCATTTTAACCCAACAGACGATTTTTCAAAAATGTTATACAGCATTGAGGGACCTGAAACCTGCAATACGTACAATATGTTACGGCTCACAAAAATGCTCTACCAAACCGATCCGCAAGGAAAATACCTCGATTTTTATGAACGTGCTCTTTATAACCACATCTTATCGACACAACATCCCGAACATGGTGGATTAGTTTATTTCACACAAATCCGTCCGGGGCATTATCGCGTTTATTCACAAACACAGACAAGTATGTGGTGCTGCGTTGGATCAGGGATGGAAAACCACGCCAAATATGGTGAAATGATCTATGCAAAACGCAACAATGACTTATTCGTCAATTTGTTTATTCCTTCACGCTTGGATTGGAAAGAGAAAAACACCGAAGTCATTCAAGAAACGAGCTTTCCGAAAGAAGCTAACACAAGCATTCAAATCAACCCAAAAAAACCGACTTCATTCAGCTTGTTTATTCGTAAACCCAACTGGCTGACCGCAGCTCCCCATGTATTGATCAATGGAAAGCCCTACCACAATTTCAGTTCAACAAATGAGCATATCCAAATCAAACGTACATGGCGAAAGGGTGATATCGTCAGTCTTGAATTGCCTATGGGGATACATACTGAGCAGTTGCCTGATAAAAGCAATTATTATAGTATTTTATATGGACCTCTTGTTTTGGGTGCCCGTACTGGACAGGAAGATCTTTTGGGACTTCAAGCCGATGACAGCCGAATGGGGCACATTGCATCGGGAAAACAAATCCCTTTAAGTGATCTCCCAATTCTTAAAGCTGAGCCGAACAATATTCCGGCACTTGTAAAACCAATAGCATCAAAGCCCTTACACTTTACGCTCTCAGACCTTTATTTGGGAAAAAAAGGTATTCAAATGGAAATAGAACCCTTTTTCGGTATTCATGATTCCCGTTATATGATTTATTGGCCTCAAGCAACAGAAAAGGAATTACAGGCGCTACAGGAAAAAATGAGCGCCGACGAAACGGAAAGCTTAGCGCTAGCTGCCAAAACAGTCGATAAGGTCGTCGCTGGAGAGCAACAGCCTGAATCAGATCACTTTTTTCGCGAGCAAAATAGCAATGCTGGGGCATTCGGCGATACACACTGGCGCGATACAAAAGACTGGTTTAGTTATGTGATGAAAATAACGCCCGAGACCCAACTGATAGCAATCAAATTGCTGGCAGACAACTCATCAAGGGTAACAGAGGTTATGGTCGATGGTAAAACCATCAGCACACTGGAAGACAAGGATGAGAAGTCAACCATTAAAACAATACGTATACAGCTTCCCAGTGATGGTACAGGTAAAACCAAAATAGAACTAAAAATTAAGGCCGGGGCAGGATCTACAAGCCACAAGATCCTAGAAATCCGAACTCTTCGTCCTGACTAATGGATCTATAAAGTAAACTCCATTAGTCAGGAGTCATTTCCTTCGCCTGGAGTAATTCAATTGATCAAGACTGGGGCAGGATCTACAAGCCACAAGATCCTAGAAATCCGAACTCTTCGTCCTGACTAATGGATCTATAAAGTAAACTCCATTAGTCAGGAGTCATTTCCTTCGACTGGAGTAATTCAATTGATCAAGACTGGGGCAGGATCTACAAGCCACAAGATCCTAGAAGTTCGAACACTTCGTCCTGACTAATGGAAGCTTTGAGAAAGTTTCCACTAGTCACAAGTGATTCACTTAGTCTTGATAACTGAATTAATCAAGAACAATTCAGTTAGTCAGAAGAGCGCAGTTGTTTTATTTTCCGATTAAAACAACTGCGCCATCCGGTTGTAATGTCAATTTGATGGTCTTTGTTTTGGAAAGTCGAATTTGTTTCTGTTTTGATTCCCGGGCGATATTATCGTCGATTAGTTGGACCGCATCCGTACTCAACATGGGCAAATTCACCGATACAATCTTTTCTTTGCCCTCGGCATTTATACCCGCTACATACCATGTATCGCCCTTTCTCCGGGCAAGTATGACATATTTACCAGGATAACCATCAATAAAAATTGTTTCGTCCCAAGTTGTAGGTACCTGTTTCATAAAATCAATCACATGGGTTGGCATTTCCTGTAAATTATTGGGTGTCAATCCAAAATTTTGCACTGGAGTCTGAAATAAAATCGCTGTTGCCAATTGAAATGTTTCTGTCGTTTTGCGAATAGTACCACCGTTATTCTCACGGTTATGACGTTTGTTCAGCAAAACTGGACCAAAATCCATTGCCGCCACGGCATTGCGAATAAATGGATGTAAAGTCGCATTAAAGGCCTCCGTATCATTTGCATGTTGTGTGAAAATCAAGTTTTCGGAGGCCAATACAGCTTCGCTACCCACGAAATTCGGATACATACGCTCCCAACCCCGCGGTAAAGTACATCCATGAAATATAACTGTTAATCCATAATCATTTGCGTCCGAAAGAATATCTTCGTAAAGCTTAAGTGTTTCCTGTTTATCACCTCCAAAAAAATCAACTTTAATTCCTTTAATGCCTACACCCTGCATCCATTGCATCTCGGCTTTACGTGCGATCGAAGTATTCATTTTATTTTTTGGTGTTTGTGGTGCGTCATTCCAGAATCCGTTCGAATTGTACCACAAGCAAATACCTACGCCCCGCTCCTTTCCATAAGCCACCAATTGTTCAATTTTTTCATGGCCGATCTTAGTATCCCACCAATTGTCGATCAATACAAATTCATAACCCATTGAAGCTGACAGATCAATAAACTTCTTTTGGTCTTCAAAATTAATACTGCCATCTTGCCATTCTAACCAGCTCCATGTCGATCGTCCGAATTCATATTTCTTCGACGCCGGATATTGCGGCTCAACAACATCAAAAGGAATGGTCGTCTCCACAATGGGTTTTAGACTGCTTCCGATAGTCAGTGTGCGCCAAGGTGTATAACCGGGTAATGACATTGTGGGCGCGGCACGTCCAATGCCATTGTTCTCCCCTTCTTCCGGGAAAGCAATACTATAAAGACCATCCTTGGTACCTTCGCTTAACTTGGATGCACAATAAGCACTTGATACACCAGTTTCCGAAACAAGTACCCATCCACGATCCCCAACACGAAAGAGCGCAGGAAAAGTATATCCAACACCATACTTCGAAGGTACCCCTAAGACCTGATCTGCCTGATATTCCTCTTCATAACTTGGCTTTGTTTTCATCCAGCCTATCATCGGGGAAGCTTGGGCCGTTAAAAATGTTGTTGTAATGAGTGGAAATTTAAAACCACTCTCCTCCTTTATTAAGGCAAAGTTCGCCGGCTCGCCCGCCTGAGGCACATAATATCGGAAGGCTATATTGTTGTTGCTAACGCGGAAAGTAACCTCAACCTGTTGCTTTGAAGCATTCTCCAACAAATAACGCAATTCATTCGCTTTATACGCTACCTGACTACGCTTGATTTTTGATTCGTTATAATTAGTCAAAATTTCAGCTCTTTTTTCTACTATTGGATGCAAATTATCACTTAAATTTATCGTCTTACTTTGGAGCCCAAGCGGCGAAGCTTCCAGCATCGTTTTCCCTTCCAGTATAACCTCATAAAATAGATTGCCGTTTTTCAGATCCAAATTAACGGTCAAAGTTCCATCAGGACTAGATACCGATGTCTGCTGCGCCACAGCAATTGTACCCAATAAAGACATGATACATACCAGAACATAAGGTTTTAATAGTAAACGTCTAAAATAGCGCGTATAATTGTGATTTAACATAGATTAATTCAAATAGTAGGTTAGTTTTTCTGTTAAAGATAAGGTTTTATTTTAATAAATGTATAAAAAACACTTATTAAACAATACGCCCCTTATCCAACAATTGATACCACTATCTAAGGAATAATTGCCTTCTGATCAGGGAGGCAGCCTCCCCGCCTTTTCTTGCCTTATGGAAAGATATAGAAAACAAAAATGTGTTATAATTGTAAAGAAGTAGTGACATTTATTTTTACGAATTTAACACGTATTAAACTATGAATCTAATTATGAACATGATAGCAATTGCAAGTATAGCAACGGCTTCCTTAGCTCCATCGTCAGCTAAATCACGATTATTGCTCGAGCAAAAGAACCAAAACATTGCGCTGATATTAAAAAAACAGAGCTTAAAACGTAATTATGTGGGAACCGACTCGCTATTACAATACTTTAACCAAACAACTGCTGACCTTGAAAAGCAGGTTGCGGGGTTAAGCGAAGCGCAGCTCCAATTTAAACCAGCGCCTGACAAATGGTCTATCAGTCAATGCCTTGAACATATCATTCGTTCAGAACGAATGATATTTGACATGGCAAAAAAAGGTCTGGATCAAGATCCACAACCTGAAAGGCGGAAAGAGATCAAGATGACCGACGACAATCTCAAGAATGCACTCACAGACAGGAGTCACAAATATCAGGCACCCAAGGAACTCCAGCCGGAGGGAATTTATAAAAATGTGAAAACGGCACTCGCTGATTTCAATGCCGCGCGTCAGCCAGTACTTGATTATATCAAAAAAGCTGATGCAGAAGATCTTAGAAATCATGTCAGCGACTCCCCTACCGGCCCTATTGATGGTTATCAAGCCCTGATGTTTATCGCTGCACATTGTGCACGTCATACCAAACAGATCGCTGAAATAAAAGCCGATCCCAATTTTCCAAAACAATAGAAAGATGAAGAAATTGACCTATCAAATTAAGATTGATGCTCCTGTGTCGCGAGTTTTTAAAACAATGCTCGATAAAGAAACGTACAAACAATGGACCAGTGCGTTCAATCCGAGTTCTGATTTCGAAGGCGTTTGGGAAAAGGGACAAAGAATTCATTTTACCGGCGTCAATGAAAATGGTGAAAAAGGCGGGATGGTAGCAGAGATTGCTGAATATATTCCAAATTCATATGTATCTATTCGCCACCTTGGCATCTTAGATAAGGGCCAGGAAATTTTATCCGGACCAACTGTTGAAGATTGGGCAGGAGCGTTAGAAAACTATACTTTTTCAGACATCGGTGGACATACTGAATTGCAAGTAGATGTCGATACAAACGACGAGTACATCGATTATTTTAATGAAGCTTGGCCGGCGGCCTTGCAGCTTTTAAAAGACTTGAGTGAAACTAATAAGTTAAATTAGGGGCTTAATGATTAAGCCTCCTCAGACTGTTCAAAAACATATTGACTCAATAAAAAAGGGGATCTAAAAATCCCCTTTCTTATGTTTTTGCTTTATCCACTTAAGCAAACTTCATAAAGTCAACTGTCTTAAAATATGTCTTTTATATTTTAGTATTAGTTTACTTTCTTTTTGAAGTGAATATCAAAAATATTGTAATACTTTAACGTACTATAATCCTTGAGACTCATGAAGTCATAGGTAAGTGGATAATTAAAGATGTTTTCCGTCTGACTCACATAAAGAAGCATATCGCGGAGTGCCGTCCCAATGGCCTGGGCTCCTTTTGGATACTGAATAAAACTATTCTTTCCGCCACCACGATAGTAGATCAGCAGATTACTACAATCCAGAACTTTGGTATCTATATCATCCAGTGCTTTCTTTTCCAGTATTTTGTCTATGGCTGTATTGAGCCTTGCCCGTGTTGAATCAGTTTCTCCCATCAAAATCATATGAGTACCATACGTCACCGAAGCAAGTACATAGGGAGAATAGCCGGCTTTGGTCAAAACCGCAACCTCCGATTCGGGGTAGGCGTCAAAATATTCCGTGTGATCAATATAAATAGTTAGCCTATTGAGATTGCCTATCCGAAGGGTACTATTGGGTTTACTGATCGTCGTGGAATCGGCATGTCTTACAAGGGATAAGGCCTTCTTTACATCCTTCGAATTACCAAGAAATCCCTGTATTTCGGCATAATCTTCAAAAGTGCTGGAGGAGAAATTCATGCTGCTTGCCTGTTTCGATTTTTCAAACTTATTGGCATAAGCAAGGCCATTCGCATAGCTGGGTTCAAAAAAACCCATATCTACGGAGAAATCGTTATAAGATAAAAAATGAAATTTAACTTTTTTTGCTTTTGCTTCCAGGCTTTCTAGCCGCGGACCATCAAGGGTATCTTTGAGGCTCCAAAGTCCGCCCAGAAAAACCTTTTCATCAATATAGTCATCAGCGAACAGTTTATTCATCTGAAACTCTACTTTTCGAATTTCATACTTATCTGGCGGAACAGTTGGTTTATTTTTGGTTGTATCCGTGGGGACCACTTCCGGGGGCTCTATCATTGGCTCGATGGGATCTTTTGTACAACTTAGCCATACCAGTGAGCTAAGAAGAAGTAAAAAATATCTAGTGTGCATATTAAAGTTCTTCGGTTTCAAATTTCGTTATCATCAAAAAGAGGGCTATTCGCACTTTTTTATCCGATAAATTAAATACAATAAGCTACGATAATGTTTTTTTACATCAATCCAACACATTACACCTCTTATGGAAATTTTTATAATTTAAATCACCTTTTCAAACTCCACACTATACATTTCTATTAGCGTTTGGAATCAGAACACAATCAAAAGATTGAGCTTTATGACCTATAAAAAGGTAGCTTCAGCGAGATAAAAAAGACAAGAATGTAATGCAACACAAATAAAAAAGCGGAGCTTATACTCCGCTTAAATTTATTCCTTTATAATACGGAAGAACTACCGGAATTCATAAAGCTAGCTCAAATCAACCAGTTATCCGCGCCATATTAAACACCCCAAAATGCTCTACACGCTTTGAAAAACGATCCACAACCACCATTTGTATAGGTCTCGGAAGTATGCGTGCCTACCAATTGCGCGGTATCATAATCGTAAAAGCTCAACACAAAAATACAATGTGTCAATTGACCTTCGCTTTCTTTGATCTCTTCGGTGACCTTCACGAAAGTGTTTGTTTTGGGAAGACGATAAGTAGTTGTTTTAGCATTGACATTTTCTTTCGGTGCTTTTTCAGTTGTCTTTGCAGAAGCAGCAGTAGATAGCAGAGCGACCGCGATCAGGCTCATCATTAGTTTTTTCATTGTTTTTAGATTTTTTTGTTAAACCATAGCATACTTTTTCGGTATGTTTTCATCCTATGG
Proteins encoded in this window:
- a CDS encoding 4Fe-4S dicluster domain-containing protein, which codes for MIGQLIFAVCFAVALFLFSKNAQQIYRNIKLGRPADRSDKPAERWKMMLLVAFGQKKMFKRIFPAVLHLFVYLGFVIINIEMLEIVIDGLFGTHRIFSFLGSFYNFLIGAFEWLALGVLVSCVIFLIRRNIAKVARLNSVELKHWPKTDANIILITEILLMSAFLLMNASDLKLQLYGFEHFKSVGSFPVSHYLLPYLPTSTEALFLIERSCWWFHILGVLAFLNYLPYSKHLHIILAFPNTYFSNLNAKGKLSNMPAVTNEVKAMLDPSFTPPAADANARFGAKDVQDLTWKSLLDAYTCTECGRCTSSCPANMTGKLLSPRKIMMDTRDRLTEVGTNIKTNGSFQDDGKSLIDTYISREELWACTSCNACVEQCPVNINPLDIIIELRRFAVMEESQAPASINNMFGNIENNGAPWKYAQLDRANWTQQQ
- a CDS encoding (Fe-S)-binding protein — translated: MENELKVPTVAELLAKGETPDILFWVGCAGSFDERAQKITRDICRILQHVGLKYAILGTEESCTGDPAKRSGNEFLFQMQAMMNIEVLNGYEIKKIVTACPHCFNTLKNEYPSLGGNYEVIHHTQLIQNLIDEGKLKPADKNVFKGKKITYHDPCYLGRANEVYEAPRKVLESLDAQLIELKRCKSNGLCCGAGGGQMFKEPEPGAKDINIERIEEVIDAQPQVVAAACPFCMTMLKDGVKIKEKESEIEVLDIAEITARANQL
- a CDS encoding TIGR00730 family Rossman fold protein, whose protein sequence is MNKVKSIVIFCASSLGNSAVYEEQASYVGKVLAEYGIRLVYGGGRVGLMGAVANGALAHGGEVIGVIPDFLNSKEREHRGVTKLITVDTMHDRKRIMSDYAEGVIALPGGFGTLEELFEMITWAQLGLHKKPVGLLNINGFYNHLIQFIDHMVEEGLLKQENRAMLLVADRIEELIEKMQQYEAPLVPKWIEKNEI
- a CDS encoding glycoside hydrolase family 127 protein yields the protein MIFKNKFLHSALLSLFSLALSAQTTPQLNYFDLSEVRLLPGIFKHAEDLDINYLLEMDPDRLLAPFLREANLPLKKDSYTNWENTGLDGHIGGHYLSALAHMYAATGDLRIKERLDYMLSNLKRCQDANGNGYIGGVPGGKIIWTEIQQGRINAGSFNLNGKWVPLYNIHKTYAGLRDAYLLTGNESAKDMLIQMTDWALKLVGQLSEAQIQEMLRSEHGGLNETFADVAAITQNQTYLELARKFSHQSILEPLLAHQDNLTGLHANTQIPKVLGFKRIADLSHNEKWAEAVRYFWDNVVEHRSIAIGGNSVSEHFNPTDDFSKMLYSIEGPETCNTYNMLRLTKMLYQTDPQGKYLDFYERALYNHILSTQHPEHGGLVYFTQIRPGHYRVYSQTQTSMWCCVGSGMENHAKYGEMIYAKRNNDLFVNLFIPSRLDWKEKNTEVIQETSFPKEANTSIQINPKKPTSFSLFIRKPNWLTAAPHVLINGKPYHNFSSTNEHIQIKRTWRKGDIVSLELPMGIHTEQLPDKSNYYSILYGPLVLGARTGQEDLLGLQADDSRMGHIASGKQIPLSDLPILKAEPNNIPALVKPIASKPLHFTLSDLYLGKKGIQMEIEPFFGIHDSRYMIYWPQATEKELQALQEKMSADETESLALAAKTVDKVVAGEQQPESDHFFREQNSNAGAFGDTHWRDTKDWFSYVMKITPETQLIAIKLLADNSSRVTEVMVDGKTISTLEDKDEKSTIKTIRIQLPSDGTGKTKIELKIKAGAGSTSHKILEIRTLRPD
- a CDS encoding glycoside hydrolase family 97 protein, with amino-acid sequence MLNHNYTRYFRRLLLKPYVLVCIMSLLGTIAVAQQTSVSSPDGTLTVNLDLKNGNLFYEVILEGKTMLEASPLGLQSKTINLSDNLHPIVEKRAEILTNYNESKIKRSQVAYKANELRYLLENASKQQVEVTFRVSNNNIAFRYYVPQAGEPANFALIKEESGFKFPLITTTFLTAQASPMIGWMKTKPSYEEEYQADQVLGVPSKYGVGYTFPALFRVGDRGWVLVSETGVSSAYCASKLSEGTKDGLYSIAFPEEGENNGIGRAAPTMSLPGYTPWRTLTIGSSLKPIVETTIPFDVVEPQYPASKKYEFGRSTWSWLEWQDGSINFEDQKKFIDLSASMGYEFVLIDNWWDTKIGHEKIEQLVAYGKERGVGICLWYNSNGFWNDAPQTPKNKMNTSIARKAEMQWMQGVGIKGIKVDFFGGDKQETLKLYEDILSDANDYGLTVIFHGCTLPRGWERMYPNFVGSEAVLASENLIFTQHANDTEAFNATLHPFIRNAVAAMDFGPVLLNKRHNRENNGGTIRKTTETFQLATAILFQTPVQNFGLTPNNLQEMPTHVIDFMKQVPTTWDETIFIDGYPGKYVILARRKGDTWYVAGINAEGKEKIVSVNLPMLSTDAVQLIDDNIARESKQKQIRLSKTKTIKLTLQPDGAVVLIGK
- a CDS encoding DinB family protein, whose product is MNMIAIASIATASLAPSSAKSRLLLEQKNQNIALILKKQSLKRNYVGTDSLLQYFNQTTADLEKQVAGLSEAQLQFKPAPDKWSISQCLEHIIRSERMIFDMAKKGLDQDPQPERRKEIKMTDDNLKNALTDRSHKYQAPKELQPEGIYKNVKTALADFNAARQPVLDYIKKADAEDLRNHVSDSPTGPIDGYQALMFIAAHCARHTKQIAEIKADPNFPKQ
- a CDS encoding SRPBCC domain-containing protein; this translates as MKKLTYQIKIDAPVSRVFKTMLDKETYKQWTSAFNPSSDFEGVWEKGQRIHFTGVNENGEKGGMVAEIAEYIPNSYVSIRHLGILDKGQEILSGPTVEDWAGALENYTFSDIGGHTELQVDVDTNDEYIDYFNEAWPAALQLLKDLSETNKLN